CAGCCTCTGTGTCAGCCCAATCTCCCGCTTTTTCGTCAACATAGGGGCTGTGTCCGGCTGCGGGATTGCGTATCGCTATGCTACTGCTGTCGTTGCGTCCAAAATCCATAGTACAATCTCCTTAGATAGAACTCTCCCAGCGCAAGCTAGGAGAGGTTTACAAAGCCAGCCGCCTACTTTTCGACGGGTGACGGCTGGCTGAAATTGTTGCTGTTGTTGTTGTTAATCGTGACGTTGCCGTGAATGATTGTCGGCTCCGGGACTCGTTTTGCTCCAGACTGATAGCCTGTGTCGTAGCCGACCGCAAAGACAAGAGCGTTGGTCAATAACGCACCGCCAATCATCAGCCGTGTCACGTTTTTGTCGAAGTCTTTGTCATCATCAAGCATCGCCTAAACCTCCTCAGATTTCACGTCAATTGCATCGCCATCTTTAGATAAGTCCTGGCGTGTTGGAGTCGGCTTGTGATTGATAACCGTGCCAGCGATAAAATCACCCTCGATTTTCTCAACGTAATTTCCGCCGTTAGTATTGATAACCCGTTTTCCCGGTTTGCCGTCTTCAAACACTACGCCATTGATGATTCGTACCATATTAATCAATCCCTTAAACTGTTGACTTGACCGATGACTTCGATACCTTTCGCGTCTGTTATCCCTTCCTCTCGAAGGCTTTGGGCTGCCACTAGAACAGCGTCCTGAGACTTTTTGGCACTGACATTAAACACTCGCGGGGTGTTGCTTTCGCGCTGCACTTTCACTTTGTAAAAGCTCATGATTCAGCCCCCAGCTTCATTGCCCGCAGTTGTGCCAGAACTTCAGCTTGTGCCTTCTGTTCAGCTTGAAACACTGCGAGAGCACGCGTGGCCCCACGGTTCTGTGCAGCATTAATTTCAGCATTATCCAAGTCGGTATCACGTTGTTGTGCAGCTTGGTTTTCAGTTGCAATTTGAGCTAGGAGTTGCATCACATTTTGATTCAAAGATGCGGAATTAGACGTTGCAGTTTGATTGAGTTCTGCAATCCGGCGGTCAAGGGCGGGCGTATATTCCGAGATTGTCAGTGTTGAAACTTGGGAAGCAGGGGACGCGGTTGGGGTAGCTTCTACCAGTTTCCGCAGTTCACTCAGTTTTCCAGCATTCAGTAATTTGCAAGCTTTAAGAGCAAGCTCGGAGTATTGGGTTGCTCGTGCAGCGCCCCGGCGTAAGGTTTTGATGTCGAGCCTGTAGATACTCTGAAGTTTAGAAATCGATTGTTGCAGTCCTGCTTTGCTCAGTCGGAGAAGCCCTTGGATTTGTTGGGCGGAGTACCATTCCTCAGCATCCTCTGGCTCAGAGTCAATCGATAATTCGGCTTCAACGTCAATTACAGCAAGGTTTTCGGATTCCATCATTCAGCCTGTTTTAAAAACGACATTTATCGATAAAAACGATTTCTATCGATGTGTGTTAATGTAGCAGATAGCTTCGGAAGCTGTCAACTATCTTCTGAAGTTATCGGAGAATCCCCATTGAGGACAGCTTCTGAGGTTTACTGAAGATATCTGATATCTTCGGAGCTTATGGGAGTTACTAAAAAAGCGAAAATTACATTTACTTGTGAGCCAAGTCTTAAGGACGGTTTAGAGGAATGGGCACAGTCAGAAAGTCGCACTTTATCAAATTTGATAGAAATGCTCATCAGACAGGCTTATGAAGAACGCTTTAGTTCTGCCGATCGTCCCCCCGACCCGCAGCCAACAGAACCGGAGCCAACAGCAGCGACAGCTAAGAGGGGCAAGGCAAGTAAAGGTGCTAGTTGATGTCTAGTAACTGTCTAGTAAGGAGAAAACTAATGAACTCAAGTGATCGGCTAGACCGAATAGAAGCAATTCTTGCCGCCACCGCAGTGCAGCAGCAGGCAAACACGGCTGCCATTGACCGACTGACTGATCGTATAGATCGGATTGCGGTGCAGCAACAGGCAAACACTGAGGCGATCGGGCGGCTGTCCGTTCAAACCAGCGCCAACACCGCAGCCATTGACCGACTGACAGAGCGCGTTGACAATATTGCGGTGCAGCAACAGGCAAGCACCGAACTACTCGATCGTTTAGTAGATCGGGTAGATCGCATAGTTTCAGTAATCCAAGACCATCAAGGAGCGCTGAGGCTGCTTCAACAGCAGCAAAACGAGTGGAGGGAGCAAATGCGAATCATCCAGACAGAAATCCGCGACCTCTGGCAGTACCTCAACAACCAACTCCGCAACCGGGGCAACGGCGGCGGGCAAAACTGAAGCGGCTGCCGATCAGGTGTGGGTGTGGGGAATTTAGGAGCGATCGCCATTGGGAGTTGGGGCGGTGCGGACGATCGGCTTCTTAACAAAGCTTGGTATAAACTCCCGATCGCACATCCGAACCGCAGCCAACAGAACCGGAGCCCACAGCACCCAAGCCAGCGACAGCAGCGAAAGCCAAGCGGGGTAAGGCTAGTTAATGTCTAGTTAATGTCTAGTTAATGTCTAGTTAATATCTAGTTAATGTCTAGCAAAGGAAACAGGCAACCATGATCCAAACCCAAACCAAGACAGTCACATTTGACGAGTTCGCGGCCTGGTATCCAGAGAACTCAGTCCGCCGCTACGAGCTACACAAAGGAGTAATTGTCGAAATGCCTTTAGGAACTGGCCCCCATTCCCGTGTTACAGGTTTTACTAGGGATGAGATCAGTGCAGAAATCAGGCGACTGAAATTGCCTTACTTTATCCCCGGTGACTGTCTGCTTAAACCCATTCGTGATGAGGCAGGTTATCAGCCCGACGTAATTGTCTTAGACCAAGTGGCTCTCGCAAACGAACCGCGCTGGGATAGGGAATCCATCATCACGATGGGGTCTTCTGTACGGCTGGCTGTAGAGGTCGTTAGCACTAATTGGCAGGATGATTACCATTTCAAGTTTGCCGATTATGAAAAATTGGGTATCCCGGAATATTGGGTTGTTGACTATGCTGCAAAAGGTGGCAGGCGGTTCGTTGGCAATCCCAAACAACCCACTCTCTCGGTTTACCAGTTGGTTGACGGCGAGTATCAAATCAGCCAGTTTCGGGGAGATGACCTGATTGAGTCGCTAACTTTCCCACAACTAAAGTTGACAGCCGAACAGATTTTTCGCGCTGGCTTGCCACCAACCGAACCGAGCTAGAGATTGGGGTGATCGCCCTTGGGGATTTGTGGCGGTGCAGGCGATGGCGGGCTGGGGAGTTGGGAGTTGTGGGCGATCGGCTTGAATTTACTTGAATTTATTGGAATTTATTTGTTTTTAATAGTTCAAGCTGCCGTTTTTTTGCGTATAATTTACCACTTTGCGTAAAGTCGTAAATAAGTCAAAATTGCTTGCTAACCATCGGTTGCCCCGTACTTTTACTCAAATTTCCGAACCATCTTTGCGTTTGCGAATAACTGATATTTGTTCGTCCTCTCTTCACAGTCCAAACTGTTTATGCAAGAACTCTTACAAGTTCTTTTGGGGAGCTGGACGATCGAGCCAGTAAGGTTTGCACCTGTTTTGCTGCCCAAATACACGGTTCGATCGCAACTGACTTTCAGGTGCTAGAATCTATTTACTTGCTGATCGATTATTGAGGCAAACCGTATGCTCTATTCGGAAAACAAAGTACAAGTTGCAGTTTGGCTGCAACCAGAAGTTGTCGCCAACTGCGATACCTATGCCGAATATTTCTCCCTGTCTTGCTCTGGCTTTATCAATGAAGCTTTAAAACTTTACATTCGGCACGCCGCCGAAAAACATTGCCAGTTGCTAGCAGAAAACGGAGAGAACGGCACTAATTCGCACGAACACAACGAAGAAGCGCTGGCAGCGTAAGCTTTCCAGCGCTTTTTACGATTTTTTATACACCCTAACTTTGCCAACAAAAATCTTGGCGGGTTTTTTAAACAAAGTTAGGAATCACACCGCAATAAAGGGCGGCTCTTACCAATATTATGTCACACCTGGTTTCAAGAAACACGCGCCCCATTGGCGACGTGGCGGTTAATGCTAGCCTTCGTGCTAACTTGCTGGCTAGCTGTAGCGGTACGATCGCAGGTTCCCCGAAATCTGACACTACCCATAGCTTTCATAGCTTCAAAAAGTCTTCAAACCTACGCTGTAACTCAATTTCACTATATTCCCCGCTAAATACGACAACTAACCGGGAATTTTCTGCTGTTGGTTTTGAAGCGGAGATCGGGGGTACGGTGTAATGAGTACCACACAATCTACACAAGAAAGTCAAGAACTTGATACCGCGCAATCCACGCCGGATTTGAAGGGATTAGGAACGCTATGCAGCATTGACAAAAAATCCCTCACCCCCGAACACGAAGCCCACATCTCAGGTAGAGGCTTACTCAATGATTGGGTCCGCGCCTGCTGCCACAGTGCCAGCATCGCCCAAGCTTCACATTATTTGGGGTATTCAGTAAAATCACCGGGCATCCTATTTATGGGGAAAGATGGGCAAGTACAATACCGACCCGATATCCGGGAGCCGAAGCGAGGTAAAAAGGAACCCCCGAAATACCTTTCCCCAAGCGGAGAATTTGACGCTTTCCTCCCCCCATCCCCCGACAACCCGCTCTACTGGGAGATTGAAGCCCTAAAGCGAGAAGCTTTTTATATCAATGGTGTACCCTACATCCTGATTACTGAGGGAGTATTCAAAGCCCTTGCTGGGTGCTCGAATGGCATCCCCACAATTTCCTTGCTGGGAGTAGAGCAAGGCCTGACAGGCAAAGCCCGCGACCCCGAAAATCAGCGATTTCTAGTACCCGCGCTGAGAAAGCTCGCAGAGGCTGGCTTTGGCTTTATCATTGGCTTTGATGCCGATGCGGCCACAAATCCAAATGTGCGGGCGGCCGAGAAGAAATTGGCTAAGCAATTGGCTAAATTCAATGTGCCAGTGAGAAGTGTCACGGGAGCCTGGGCCGCTGCCTCAGTGATTGAGTCCGGCGAGGTGAAAAATACTAAAGGCATGGATGATTTTATTCAGCACAAAGGGATTGAGGAATTCCGAGCAATCCTCACCAAAGCAAAGCTATTTGGTGAGAAAGAGAGTGATACCGAAGGGGAAAAGAAAGAAAAAGCAGTAACATCAGAAATCATCGGAGACGAACTCGCTGAGGACTTGCGCGACCAACTTCTGTATTCAAGTTCTCATAAATCTTGGATGAAATATAGTCTCGAATTCCCAGGAGTTTGGACACAAGTGGCAGATGATTATGTTCGGCACATAGTTCATAATTTGTGTCGAGCGCGGGGAGTAATGCCGAATAACAACTTCATCAAAAATGTTTTGGGCTGGCTCCAGCGCACATTGTTTGAATTTAAATGGTTAGAGCGACCATCAAACGAGCTTCTACCTTTTGAGGATGGCATACTAAACCTTCTAACTAATGAATGGCACGAACACGCCCCAGGATTCAGATTGACTTGGGTGTTACCACGCAAGTATCAAGGTAGCGCCGTTCATGCTGGATGGAAAAGAATTGAAATCTGGCTAGACCAAGCAACTAGGGGCAACAAGCGTATGAAAGATGAGTTGCTTGCCTTCTGTGCCGCTACCTTACGAGGAATGTCTGGGCTCCAAAAATTCTTAATAGGAACTGGATACGGAGGTACGGGGAAAGGGACTTATACTCAATTGGTAACACTGCTTGTAGGCGAACAGAATGTTTGGGTTGGCAAACTTGAAGACCTCACCAAACAAGACAAAATAGCTGAATTACAAACCAAACGGTTAGCTATTTTTGACGACCAAGAAAAATATACAGGCAATCTGTCAAATTTTAGGTCAATGACTGGCGGTGCGTTGATTAACGGTCGCAATCTTTACGAGCGTTCGGTTACTTTTCGATTCCCTGGGTTGGCGCTGATAACCGCTAACCAACCCTGCTTTCCGGCAAGTGCGCTTTCTTGGCTAAAGCGGCGGATTATTCAACACGAATTTGCATATACTCCCACTAAGCGCAATCGTAACTTAGTACGCGAATTCGAGCCAGAAATAAGCGCATTTACCAAGTATTTGCTCTCAATTCCAGTAGCAGAAATTGAGCGGATTCTAGACCCTGAAGACCAATCTATAAATGGCACATTTTGGGAGGATAGGGTACGCGCTGACCCGATGGCTGCATGGCTCAATGAATTAGTGATACATGATGCTGAGGCTAAAACTGCCGTGGGAGCGGACAAAAACGAATGGAAAGATGCAACTTACGTACCAACTAACTCCACCTTGTTTGGCTCCTATAACCATTACTGCACTGGTGGTGGATACAGCGCCAAAGGCAAAAACAACTTCTCAGCAGATTTAGTTGAACTCTGCCGGGAAGTGTTGGGTTGGAAAGATGTAAGCAAAGAGCGAGCGGCGGTTGGGGTAGTAATCAAAGGGTTGAGGTTGCGGACGGATACCGACAAAGGCATCGCGACCGTAGAGGAGTTGCTTGAACAGAAAAATGTAGACCTAGGTCAACACTGTGTAGACTTGAATGTAGACCTAGAACCCTTACCGCATAAGGATTATGTAGACCATGTAGACCTAACTTCAAGAAGTGCAGAAAAAAATGAAAATACTTCTGCTGACTCAAATCTCATTCTTGGCGCTGGCACGGATTCAGCATCACTTGACCAAGTAACGATTACTGCTGATGCTATAGAAACTTTACCCCCCCCCAAGGTCTACACGGTCTACACGAGCCATACAGAGCAAGATATTCAGCCGTCACAAGGTCTACATTCAGGTCTACATTCAGGTCTACATTCAGGTCAGCACAATCCAGAGCCAGAAACAGCACCAACACCGCCAACAGCACAGCCAGCACAGCCGATCGCGCCCTCAGATTTAAAACCTAAATCAGAGCAAGCGATATCCGATGCTGATGCCGAGACTATTAGAAAGTTGTCAGCACAACAGCCGACATCAACGTTGTCAACGGGGTCGTCACAGTCAAAATTATTGTTGCTGCAAGATTATGCCCGACGTATTGGGGAGGCGCTTGGATACCAGTCTCCGGCTACTGCTAAGGCAATCGCTGAGTATATCCAAGAATCGATCGTCAATCAGGACATTACCGAATCTGAGTTAGCCGAGGTCGCTGGGATTGAGAACTGGCAAGCGTTTACTGCGCTTCGGAATTTGACCGAAAACGAAAAAAACTTGGTTGAAATAGTCCAGCAGGCGATCGCAAGCAATGACGCGGAGACAGCAAAAGATGTTTTGATTTCGCTGAAAGAGGTTTGCGATTCTGGTGCTGCCGATCGTCAGAAAGTTTGGAACTCTGGGTTAACCGAATCTGAACGGGAGGCGTTTAGTGCGCTGATTCAGTAGGTGCGGTTGCGGGCGATCGATCGGCTACCAGTCACCGGCCGCGGCCACGGCAGAATTTACCCGGTTCAAGCGGATTGCCGAATGAACCAGGCGATCGGCTTCTCTAGAAGCCGCCACCAAAAAAATTAGCTAATTTTTGGGTGCCCTAAAGTCAGGCAAGTGCAGTATAAAATCAGGCGGAAAGCAGTACAAAATCAGTGAGATACAGGTTTTTGCAGGGGCTGCACTCTACCTGTATTTACCTGAAAATATCCTGCTTGCCACCTGCAATTTCCTGCCAAATTACTGCTTTTTTGTGCTGTTCGTGCCTTGACCTGTTGGGACTGGTTATGGCTGTTCTTTCTTGGTAGCAAGCAATGTTTTTGCGATCGCAAACCTGACTTTTACGTGCAGACAAAAAATATCCACCCCCTAAGCTGTTCGGCATTTAAAGGAGGATAGTAGGGTGCGGAGCGTAAATAAGGGTTTCCCATGTATAGTCAGTGTTCTAGCTGACGCACCTTACCTGAAGTGTTAATGGTTTAAATGCTCCACAGCTTATGAATATTCAGCATACTGCTTACCCGCAGTTCAAACCTTATTGATATGGAATAAGGAACGATTCGCGAGTCGCTACTGAAGCCCAAATACATCAATAAGAGCGGTAAGGTATGGGACAGGCACTGCGAATTATGTTTTTGTTGGAATATATTAGCGATCGCTCTTTACGGCAAGAGATTACTGCTTGTACTCATAACGTGGAGAATTATAACCGCCATTAATAGGTGGAAGTCGAGCGACTACTGTAAACCGACCGACTGCTGTAAACCGAGTCAGGCGGTAAATTTTTATCCGACTGTCAAGCTCGCTCGGACAATAACTGTTTAGCCGATTGCTTCATCGCGAGTCCGACAACAGCAATTTATGCGACTTTGAAATACTCACCGACCTGAAGGTGCGGTGATTCTTGACGCTTCATAGAGTTCTGCTAACCGTTGCTAGCCTGACAAACCCTCTGCGCCCGTTTAGAGTCGTGGCGATTCCCCATCCCGACTTTCTCTATAATTTTAGCCGCATTCTCATCTCTGTCTTGCTCAGTACCACAACTCATGCAAACCACTGAACGAATAGACAAATCAATTTTTCCCCACTTAAAGCCACAGTCCGCACAGACTTGGCTAGTAGGTTCCCACCTACTAATTACTTGAAACTCTCTGCCAAATTTTTCGGATTTGGATTCACAGAGAGTTCTAAATTCTCTCCATCCTTGTTGGCTAATCGCCCTTGAGAGTTTCCGATTCTTCAGCATTCCTGACACGTTCAAATCTTCCAGAATAATCACTTGGTTTTCGTTGACGATTTTGGTTGATAATTTATGCAGGAAATCTTTACGGGTGTCCGTAATACGATTGTGTAGTGTGGCGAGCTTGATTCGAGTTATATTTCTCCTTTTGGAATCTTTGGGCTGGCGGGCTAACTTGCGTTGGAGTTTGCGAACTTTCCGGTCTAACTTTTTGTAGCTAGGACTTTCGGCTTTTTCGCTGTTACTCATTACTGCAAAGGTTTTGATTCCCAAGTCAATTCCGATACTTGGGTTTTTAGCTTCGACTTGAATTGGTTGAACCTCTACAACAAAACTTAAAAAATAACGGTTTGCACAATCTTTGATTACTGTGACAGAGCTAGGTTCTGAAGGTAGATTTCTCGACCATACTGGATTGACAATACCAATTTTAGCTAAATAGACACCCCCATTTTTGAAGGAAAACCCTCCCATCCTAAATCGCGCTGATTGCCTATTTGTTCTTTTTTTTAATTTAGGATACTGAACTTTACGACCTTTCCGCTTTCCCTTACAGGAGTTGAAAAAGTTCTGGAAAGCTGTTTCCAAATCAGCTAGAGACTGCTGTAAGGGGATATTAGAAACTTCACTTAACCAAGCTCTTTCTTCGGTCTTTTTGGCTTGGGTTATTACTATTTTCTGAAGTTCAGCAGAGCTTGGCTTTTTCTCAAACTGTTTGCAGAGCGCTAGGGCATCATTCCAGACTACTCGACAGCATCCAAACAACTGAGCTAAACTCTGCTGTTGCTGATGAGTCGGATAAATTCTGTATTGATACCTTGCTTTCATTATTTTCCGTTACTTACTTGCTTTATTATACTAGGCTTTACCAACAAAATTAAGAGACTTCAAAGAGAATTAATGCCGTCTTGAAAGACGGGGCTTGTATCCCCATTTCTTGGTCAAGGCTGACATAACGGCTGCTACGCTGCCAAATTTTTCGCACTTGCTCAACTTGATTTTTAATTCAATTTAGATAACGGCTACTGTGTTGCCAATTTTCTCACACTTGCTCAACTTGATTTTTAATTCAATTCCGATGCCGGAACTTGACTATTAAGTCAATCCACTTGTTGTTAAAAACGCTAAAAAATTAGCTAATTGTTGCGTCAGCTAAAGTCAGGGATTTGCAGTATAAAGTCAGGCAAGTGCAGTATAAAGTCAGGCATTTGCAGGTATTTGCAGGGGCTGCACTTTACCTGCAAATGCCTGTAAATATCCTGCAAATGCCTGCAATTTTATGCCAAATTACTGCTTTTTTGTGCTGTTCGTGTCGTGACCTGTTGAGGCTGGTTATGGCTGTTCTTTCTCGGTAGCAAGCAATGGTTTTGTTCGTACAAACCTGACTTTTACGCGCAGAAACAAAAACAATGCACCCTTATGAATGGGGAATCCTAGGTGTCAAGGCGATCGCGCTCTTGCTAGCTATCGGACGAACGATTCTCTCGCGATCCTCGACATCAGCCGGCTGCTTCGCTTGCAAACAGGAGGGCAAGGCGCGATCGCGTTGGGCGTCCTCCGTCGATACTCAACAGCACCAACTCGAATACGTCGTGCGATGCTCGGCTCCATCGTAAAGGCGGCTGTCCTGTACACCAACAGGCTCGCTCCTGACTTCAAGAG
This genomic interval from Oscillatoria nigro-viridis PCC 7112 contains the following:
- a CDS encoding Tn3 family transposase; this translates as MGQALRIMFLLEYISDRSLRQEITACTHNVENYNRH
- a CDS encoding RNA-guided endonuclease InsQ/TnpB family protein, whose protein sequence is MKARYQYRIYPTHQQQQSLAQLFGCCRVVWNDALALCKQFEKKPSSAELQKIVITQAKKTEERAWLSEVSNIPLQQSLADLETAFQNFFNSCKGKRKGRKVQYPKLKKRTNRQSARFRMGGFSFKNGGVYLAKIGIVNPVWSRNLPSEPSSVTVIKDCANRYFLSFVVEVQPIQVEAKNPSIGIDLGIKTFAVMSNSEKAESPSYKKLDRKVRKLQRKLARQPKDSKRRNITRIKLATLHNRITDTRKDFLHKLSTKIVNENQVIILEDLNVSGMLKNRKLSRAISQQGWREFRTLCESKSEKFGREFQVISRWEPTSQVCADCGFKWGKIDLSIRSVVCMSCGTEQDRDENAAKIIEKVGMGNRHDSKRAQRVCQASNG
- a CDS encoding Uma2 family endonuclease, with the translated sequence MIQTQTKTVTFDEFAAWYPENSVRRYELHKGVIVEMPLGTGPHSRVTGFTRDEISAEIRRLKLPYFIPGDCLLKPIRDEAGYQPDVIVLDQVALANEPRWDRESIITMGSSVRLAVEVVSTNWQDDYHFKFADYEKLGIPEYWVVDYAAKGGRRFVGNPKQPTLSVYQLVDGEYQISQFRGDDLIESLTFPQLKLTAEQIFRAGLPPTEPS
- a CDS encoding ribbon-helix-helix domain-containing protein; translation: MGVTKKAKITFTCEPSLKDGLEEWAQSESRTLSNLIEMLIRQAYEERFSSADRPPDPQPTEPEPTAATAKRGKASKGAS
- a CDS encoding DUF3854 domain-containing protein, whose product is MSTTQSTQESQELDTAQSTPDLKGLGTLCSIDKKSLTPEHEAHISGRGLLNDWVRACCHSASIAQASHYLGYSVKSPGILFMGKDGQVQYRPDIREPKRGKKEPPKYLSPSGEFDAFLPPSPDNPLYWEIEALKREAFYINGVPYILITEGVFKALAGCSNGIPTISLLGVEQGLTGKARDPENQRFLVPALRKLAEAGFGFIIGFDADAATNPNVRAAEKKLAKQLAKFNVPVRSVTGAWAAASVIESGEVKNTKGMDDFIQHKGIEEFRAILTKAKLFGEKESDTEGEKKEKAVTSEIIGDELAEDLRDQLLYSSSHKSWMKYSLEFPGVWTQVADDYVRHIVHNLCRARGVMPNNNFIKNVLGWLQRTLFEFKWLERPSNELLPFEDGILNLLTNEWHEHAPGFRLTWVLPRKYQGSAVHAGWKRIEIWLDQATRGNKRMKDELLAFCAATLRGMSGLQKFLIGTGYGGTGKGTYTQLVTLLVGEQNVWVGKLEDLTKQDKIAELQTKRLAIFDDQEKYTGNLSNFRSMTGGALINGRNLYERSVTFRFPGLALITANQPCFPASALSWLKRRIIQHEFAYTPTKRNRNLVREFEPEISAFTKYLLSIPVAEIERILDPEDQSINGTFWEDRVRADPMAAWLNELVIHDAEAKTAVGADKNEWKDATYVPTNSTLFGSYNHYCTGGGYSAKGKNNFSADLVELCREVLGWKDVSKERAAVGVVIKGLRLRTDTDKGIATVEELLEQKNVDLGQHCVDLNVDLEPLPHKDYVDHVDLTSRSAEKNENTSADSNLILGAGTDSASLDQVTITADAIETLPPPKVYTVYTSHTEQDIQPSQGLHSGLHSGLHSGQHNPEPETAPTPPTAQPAQPIAPSDLKPKSEQAISDADAETIRKLSAQQPTSTLSTGSSQSKLLLLQDYARRIGEALGYQSPATAKAIAEYIQESIVNQDITESELAEVAGIENWQAFTALRNLTENEKNLVEIVQQAIASNDAETAKDVLISLKEVCDSGAADRQKVWNSGLTESEREAFSALIQ